The uncultured Paludibaculum sp. sequence GCTCCTCCATCAGCGAAATCGGCAGTGTCCGCTGGACCCGTGTCGCCGAAGCCTGCGGAGCTCCGTCCGCCACTCTTGAGTACGTCCTCGACACACTCCAGAAACTCACCGCTCGCTCAGAGTCCGTACTCTGGAAAGCAGCGACTCAACCCACCGCCCTGGCCGAGTTGCTCTCCTGGTCTTACTGGATCGCCAACGACTGCGCCAACCTCGCCACCCTCCGCGACCGCATCCAGACGGCCCTCGATCAGGACCCTGCCTTCGCCACGACCATCGCCGCTCAGTGGCTGGAATCCGCCTCCGGAGCCGACCTCGTGCACCTCACCACCCAATCCGCCTGGGAACAACTCCGAGAAACCTGCACTCTTCTCGATCGCCGCACCAATCTCGACAAACTCACTGTCGACGCCACCGGCCTCCTCACGCTCCTCCTCCGCCTGCCCGGCCTCGCCGCCCAGGAACTCGACCAAACGAACCCAGGCGAATGGCTCCTCCAGCGCCTTCAGCAAGTTCTGCGCCGGGGCAGCGCCAAACTACCTCTGCTCGACCGCGTCGCCGCCTGGCTGCCCCTGCGCGACCGCATCTACACCGCTGCCAAGGACGCCCTCGCGCAACGCCTGCCTGCTGAACTTTCCATTCTCCTCGAGTCCTCCCACGGCGGCACAGCCCTCGCCGACGCCTCATTCCGCATGACCCCCGCCGGACTCAACCGCCTTCACCAAGTCCTAAACGGCGACCTCACCGTCCTCTACGGGCCGCCTGATCCGGAGATCCGCCTACGCCACGGCGCGCTCACCCACCATCTGCGCCGCACCCGCCACATCGAACTCCATCTGCCCTTCGTCGAGCGGCGAGGCTGGGAAGACAGCCTGGAGGCGCTCGCCTCCGCCGAGGTCCTCTGCGATAGCAACGGCCGCCTCATCACCTGGACCACCCAGGCTCACGACCTGCACCGCCTGTCCAACAACTGCCACAGCACCATGATCTTTGCCGCGGCATTCTCCTCGCGCGACGCCGGCCCCATCAACGACAACTTCACCCTTACTTTTGAGGACACGCGCATGGTCTCCGCCGGCGGCCACAACGAGGCGTGGTTCCAGGTGCTCGCCGCCTATGGCCTCCCGCGGCCGGAACTGCCGGAGAAACCGGTTAAGGCCACCCTCTCGCTCGCCCTCCCCGGCCGCTTCGCTCAATTCTGGGCCATCGCACCGCACTCGCGCAGCGCCGAGTATTCCCCCGCGATGTGCCGCGTTGGCCGAGCCCTGCAAGCCTCCATGCGCTACTGGCTGCCGTCGCTCCATTTCGCCGGTCTCGACCACTACCGCACGCCCAGTGCCGCCTATCCCCTGCTGGCCTACCAGAACTCCGTTCCGTTCACCGACGTCAAACGAGGCCAGTTCTGTTACGACTTCATGAGCCGGGAATCCATCGCCCGAGCCCTGAACTCAGCCGCCCCCAAGCTGCGTCAAACCCTCCCCGAACTCCAGCGGGCCCTCGCGTCGGCCGGCCTTGAGGACCTCGCATCCAGCTACGACCCCAAATACATCGCCCGTAACCTCAGCCAGGTACAAATCCAGCAGCGCAATTTTCAGTCGCTGATCGCGGCCGACGCCCAGTTCATCGAGTCAATGGTGCACCTCGCCGACACAACCACCGAACTGCGCAACATGTGCGCCCGCAAGCCGCTGACCGCCATCCGAAACCTCTCCCGCTATAGCGCCGATTTGGTCAGAGCGCTCCATGGTCGCCTTCGCCGTCTCTATGCCGGAAACGATTTCGTGGTTTTGGGTTCACTCCTGCTGGTCGAAGCCACCTCGGCGCTGGCCGGAGGCATGGAGGGCTCTATGCCCATAGCGGCGACGTTGCAGTTGGAGCAGAACGGAGGCCGCCAAATCTACACGAATGCAGCCGCCGGAAACCAACTCTGAGAGGTCAGCGACGGGCAGTCAGTCAATCTGCTTGATGGTCTCGACGCTCGCGCCATGAGGCTGTATCGGCAGGCCAAGGTCGCTCTGCCGGAACACTGACTCATTCTCGAAACCGTTGGGTCGCGAAACAGGCCAGTCATAAGGTGCGGGCGCCGGCTCGACAGGCGCCAGGAAGTTCGGCTGCTTCGGCCGGCTGGCGCCAACCTCTTCGCGAAGATGCCGCTGCAGAGGCAGACATCCGCCACTGCAAAGCGTCTCATCCAGCCAGTCGAAAACCCGCTGATGGTAGAGGCTGCGCGCCAGGGTTTCGCAGTGCCCTCCACCGCCGTCGGACGCCGCGAAATGCAGCAGCGTCTTGGGGCAGCGCAGCGCGTCGTAGAGCTTTTGCGCGCCCCGTCCCAGAGGGTCGCCATCCGCCGCCGTCAACAATGTTGGGCAACTGATCGCGCCAGCTACCGGACTGATCTCGAACCGGACAACCTCTTTCACCAGGGCAAACAACGAATTCACGCCATGCACCCACATACCGCGCTGCACGGTGCGCCAGCGAAACATCGGATCGGCGGCCGGTGAGCGCACCCATTGCTCGAACTGCTCGAACGACGCTGGCGGCTGGCTGTCCTTCCGCAGCAGAAACTCCCTGGTCAGAGGGATCGATTTCACGGTGTCGCTTTGGTCCCACTGCCCTGGATCGGCCACCAGAGCGGCGATGCGCCGTTCAAATGCGGCCGCCCGGGGCGCCAGGAATCCGCCCAACCCCCAGCCGGCCAGCACGATCCGCCACGGATCCACCTCTGGCCTGGTCAAGGCGAAGTCGATCACCGCACTCACGACATGCTCCCAATCCGGCCGCAGGGTCAGTCCGTCGCGGATCAGATTGCGCCCCTGGCCTGGTCCATCGAAAAGCAGGCAGTTGTACCCGCGCCGAACCGCCGCGGGCCCGTGCACAAAGTACATCTCTTGAATGTTCGAGTCATAGCCATTCACGTGGACGATGGTCGGGCGGCTGCCCGGTTCACTCGAGGCCCGCAGGAAGTATCCGGGCAGAGTCCGCCCCTCATACGGGATCTCAATCGCCTCGATGGGAGGTTGACTCAGCGATGCAGCATGTTGAAAGCACATCACTTCGGACTGGAATGCTCGTATCAGCCGGGGGTCCACAGGCGCGCCGAACAACGGGAAATAGGCGGCGTGATAGTAGTTGGAAGCACGGAAATAGGCTTCCCTCGCGCTGATAAAATGCCCGCGGATTTCGCTCTCAGCGGCCAGGCTGGCCACGCGATCGGCCGTCGCCATCCACTCGCGATACCAATCCTCCGTGGAGCCGTCACCCACCCGGTCTAGCGTGGTCAGGCACTCGCCAAAGTCGGCGCCGCCGGTTAGCGCGTGCGGCAACACCCGCCAGACAAACGCGTCCCAAACCGGGTTCTTACTCAAAACCATCGCCACCGCGGCTGCCTTTCGCCTTACTGTACGATTTCCTATCGTCAGAAAAGGCGAGTGAGCTTAGTCGCCGCGGCAAGAATCAATGAGAGTCGCGAATCTGAATCCCGTCCGCAGTCCCACAACCGTCACATCCGTAGCGCCGTCATGGGATCCACCCCCGCCGCCCGCCGCGCTGGTAGAAAACTCGCCCCCAGCGCAACCACCAGGAACACCATCGCGATGCCCGCAAACGTCACCGCGTCCGTCGCGCTCACTTTGAATAACAATGCCTTCATCAACCGGGTCAACCCGTACGCTCCGCCCAACCCGATGGCCACGCCGCTCAGCGCCAGCATGAACCCCTGTCCCATCACCATCCGCAGAATGTCGCCCTGTTGCGCCCCCAGGGCTCGCCGGATCCCCACCTCCTGCGTCCGCTGCGCCACCGAATAGGCCACTACGCCGTAAATCCCGATCGCCGCCAACGTCAACGCCACCAACGCGAAAGCCCCCAACAACGTCACCAGCAACCGGCGCTGCCCCACCTGCTCCTCCACCAAATCCTCCATCATCCGCACCTCGGCCACCGGTTGATCCCGGTCCACCATCCGCACCCGCTCGCTCACCGCCCGCGCATACCCCTGCGCCGGGCCCTCCGTCCGCACGGCCACCATCGCAAATGGCTGAGCATTCTGGGCAAACGCCAGGTACACGCTCTCCGGCCATCCTTCGTTCTCCAGCGACTGCTTCACGCTCGCCACCACCCCCACAATCTCGGCCGGCTTCGGGATCACCCCACCAATCAACAGCCGCTGCCCCACCGGATCCACGCCTTTCGGATACTCCGGCCAGAACCGCCGGGCCAGATTCTCGTCGATCACCGCCACCCGGTCCACCGCCTCGGTATCCCGTTCCGTGAACACTCGGCCTCGCCGCAGCGGAATCCCAAACGTCCGGAAATACCCCGGCGTCACCGGCAGAAACTTCGCAATCGGCCGCTCGTTCAGCCGCAGGGCAGGCTTCGACGCGTCCTGCACCGGAGTCCCCGCAAAGCCCGTCATCGGAATCGACATCCCAGCCGCCGCTCCAGTCACCCCTGGCAACCCTTCAATCTGAGGCAGCAGGTCCTCAAAGAACCGCGCCCGTTTTTCGCTCGTGTCATACCGCGTCGTCGGCAGCGAAATCCGCATTGTCAGCAGGTTCCCGGTCCGGAACCCCACATCCACGTGCCGCAGATTCGCAATGCTCTGCATCAATAGCGCTGACCCGATCAACAGCACTGTCGACAGCGCCACCTGCCCCACCGGCAGCAGACTACGCAGCGGCAATCCCGCCAGCCGCCAACCGCCGTGGCCCCGGCTCGCGCCCAACCCACTCGTCCGCAAAACACTGATCAGATCCGCCCGCGAAGCCCCCAACGACGGCCCCAGGCCAAACGCCAATCCCGTCACCACCGACAGCACCGCCGCAAACCCCACCACCGCCCAATCCATCTGGATCTCCGCCGTTCGCGGCAACTCGAAGCTCGTGATGCTCGGAATCCACCGCAGCAGCAATGCCGCCAGGCCCACCCCCAACACGCCGCCCACGGCCGAGAGCATCACACTCTCCACCAGCAGTTGCCCCATCAATCGAGCCCGGCCGGCGCCCAACGCTGACCGCACCGCGAACTCCCGGGCCCGCGCCGTGGCCCTCGACAACAACAGACTCGCCACATTCGCGCATGCGATCAGCAACACGAATCCCACCGCTCCAAGCAGCAGCCACAACATCGACCGCACGTTCTCTACCAGTTGATCCTTCATCGCGGTCACCTCGCGCGGCAGCCGCAGTTTCGCGTCCAGCATCGTCGGATGCGCCAGCGCATACTGGTGCCGGAGCCCCGTCAACTCCGCATGAGCCTGGTCCAGCCCCACGCCGCTCCGCAGCCGCCCGAATAGCGTCAGGAACGGGCTCATCGCCCTCGACTTCACTGGCATCTGTGGCCAATCCACCGGATCGGTCATCCACACGTCCAGGCCCGGCAGCGGAAACGCAAATCGCGCAGGCAGCACGCCGATCACCGTGCAGGCAACACCCCCCAACATCACCGGTCGCCCTGTGATCTGTGGATCCCCGCCAAAACGCCGCTGCCAAAGCTCGTGGCTGATCATCGCCGTGGCTGGCGCGCCAGCCGCGTCCTCGTCCACCCGAAACCCTCGCCCCAGCAGCGGCTGCACGCCCAGGATCTTCAGGAAATTCGCCGATACCCGAATGCCCTTCAATACCTCAGGCTCCGCGCCACCGGAAAGCGTAATGGACTCCTGGTTGGTATGGGCGCCCAGCCCGGAGAACGACCGCGCCCCGGCCAGCATCTCCGTATACCGCGAAGGCGTGGCGCCCCCCGAGATCTGCACCAGTTCCTCTGATTGCGGATAAGGCAGAGGATTCAGCAGCACGGCACGAATCACGGTAAACATTGCCGTGTTCCCGCCAATCGCCAAAGCTAGGGTGGCCACGGCCGTAGCCGTAAAGACCGGAGCCCGCCGCATGCTCCGCCACGCATGACCGCCATCCCGCCAGACACGTTCGAAAAGCCCAGTGATATTCATGTGTTTTGAGCCCCAGAAACCTTCAGTCTATCCTCATCCGACCGGCCTGCCCCGGTGTGAGGGCTACAATGTTCCTTACGAGCGAAGAGATCGACACTTCGGCGATGACAGAACTCAACCACCGCGCCGTCCTGACCGGCGACATCATCCGTTCCAGCCGCCTGTCCCCGGCTCAGTTGGCCTCGGTTCGTTCGTCATTGACCGCTGCCGTGGCCGCCGTGAAACGTTGGAAACGAGGTCTGGTCAGCGGCAAACTCGAGTTCTATCGCGGCGATGGCTGGCAACTCCTGCTAACCGACCCGGCCCTGGCCATGCGTGCAGCCGTCTTTCTTCGCGCCTCCCTGTTGGCGCAGGGCCTGGCCGACACCCGTGTTTCCATCGGCGTGGGAGAAGTCCGGAACACCCGCTCCCGAAGGACCTCCTTATCAACGGGGCAGGCATTCGTTCTGTCGGGCCATGGCCTGGATGAGATGGCCCAACACTCTCGAATGACGTTCGAAATCCCGGAATCGGCTGGCCCACTCTCTGCCTGGCCGCGTGTCGTAAGCCATCTGTGCGACGCCCTCATGGGCCGCTGGACCAGGCGTCAAGCCGAGCTCATCTGTGCCGCCGTTGTCCCTGAAGAGCCTGGCGCTGAAACCGTGGCGCAATCCTTGCATCCGCCCATCTCCAAACAAGCCGTCGCCAAAGCTCTCAAATCGGCCAACTGGTATGTCCTTCGGGAGGCCATCCATCACTTCGAACAGGCGTCATGGCCGGCCCTCCCGCGGCCCACTCAACAACGGAAGACCACATGACTTCCCCCTCTCGACAACCGTTTTCAGTTTACTTTTTGCAGACAACCTTTTTAGGTTGACGCCTTCCTTATGGCCTCCACCTTCTGTGCACTTCTGACGGCCTATCTCCTCGCCGAATCGGCAGCCCGCTCTCAATGGGTGCTGCAGCGGGCCCCCGGCCTCCGCGTCGTCATTCTCCGCGCAACTGCGGCAACGCTGCTCTCCTACGTATTTCTGGGAGCTCTACATTGGCCGATTCTGCTCTCCGTCCTGGCGGCGGGCATGGCCATAGCTACACTGGCTAGGCGTGGCCCTTTGGTTTCGGTCGCATGGTTCACCTTCAGCCATTGCCTGAACCTCGCCGTCCTGCTCGGGCTATCCGCACTCTTTCCCGGCGCGGCCGCCGCAGGCTGGTGGATCCGCGGACTCGCGCCCGGCTTGGCGCAGGCCTACTTCGCCCTACTGAGTGGGATTTCAGGACTGATCGTCTGCGTATCGGTGGGTGGAAACCTCATCGCCGGAATCATGCGGCCATTCACCGATGAAATCCGGGGCGACGATATCGCCGGCCTCGCCCAGGGAGGCCGCTATATCGGCTGGCTCGAACGGATCCTCGTACTTCTGCTCGTCCTGATAGAGCAGCCCAACGGAATCGGCTTCCTCATCGCGGCAAAGTCGATTCTGCGCTTCGGCGAAATCAAAGAGCCGGGTCAGCGCAAAGTGGCCGAGTACATCATCATCGGAACCTTCATCAGCTTCGGCTGGGCACTCTTCACCTCTGTCTTGACACAGAAGGCAGTCAAATACTGGCTCCCATAGCCACCGCTACTCTGCCCGCAACGCCTTCACCGGATCCACCCGGGCCGCCCTCCGCGCCGGCAGGTAACTCCCCGCCACCGCCGCCAGAATCAGCACGGCCAACGCCACCCCGTAGGTCATCGGGTCCGCCGGACTCACGGAATACAGCATCGACCGCATCAGCCGCGACAACCCCAGCGCCGCCACCAGCCCGAACAACGCCCCCACGGCCGCCATCCGCAACCCATGCCGCACAAACTGCCCCGCCACCACACGCGGCACCGCCCCCAATGCCAACCGGATGCCAATCTCTTTCGTCCGCTGCGACACCGAGTACGAGATCACCGCATACAACCCCACCGCGCCCAGCAGCAGCGCCATGCTCCCCGCGATCATCAGCAGCAGCAGCGCCAGAGAACTGCGGGCCAGCGACCGCTCATAGACCGATCCCAGTGTCTTCACGTCCGCCAACGGCAGCGTCGCATTCACCTTCGACACCGCCTGCTGCATCTCCTGCCGCAGCGCCGCCGTCCCCGCTCTCGGCGTCCGGATCACATACGTCAAACTTCGCACCACCGACTCCGGCTGAGACTCGAAGTTCCTGCTCAACAGCGGCCAGTACGCCGTGGGCGGTGCCGGCTGCTCAATCCCGTCATCGTGCAGATCCGCCACGACCCCAATCACCTCGCGCCAATCGTCCTTCAATGTCGGCCGGATCCTCTTCCCAATCGCCATCTGCGGCTCGCTCCAGAACGCCCGCGCGAGATTCTCTGAAACCAAAGCCACCGGAGCCCTCTGATACACCTCCGCCCACGTCAGGTCGCGCCCTGCAATCATCCGGCTGCCCGCCGCCGCGAAGTACCCCGGCGACACATATTTGAACCGCCGCACCACCGGAATCCGCCCACCCTCAGACGGCCGGTCCTGCGCATACACCGGATCGTTTGACCCGCCCTCCAGCGGCAGCGAATCGATTGCCGCAACACGCTCCACTCCACCCACTTCCGACATCCGGCGCAGGATCTCTTCCTCCATGCGCGCCACACGCTCCGGCGACTCCACCAGGGACCCCGGAATGCCCACCCGCACCGTCTCCAGGTGCTCCGCGCCCGAAAACCCCGGGTCCACATGCAACAGCGCCTGGAACGTCCGGATCATCAGCCCGGACCCCACCAGCAGCACCAGCGCCAGCGCCACCTGCACCGCCACCAGCGCGCTCCTCGTCCGCTGCCGCTCCCGGCTGCCCGTCAACCGCAGGCCACTCGCCCGCAGGTCATCGACGCCCTCCGGCCGCGCATACTTGAAGACCGGGATCAGCCCGAACACCACACTCGCCCCCAGCGACACACACACCGTGAACAGCAGCACCCGCGGATCCATCCCGATCTCCTGGACACGCGGCACGTGCACCCACTCCAAGGCCAGCAGCGTTCGCAGGGCCACAGTGGCAAAGCCCCAGCCGGCCAGGCCCCCGCCCACACCCAGCAGCACGCTCTCCAGCAGCAGCTCCCGCGCAATCCGAGCCCGCGGAGCGCCCAAGGCCACCCGCACCGCCAGCTCCGGCCGTCGTCCTTCCGCCCGCACCAGCATCAGGTTGGCCACATTTGCGCACGCGATCACCAGCACCAGCCCCACCGTTCCCATCAGCACCCATAGCGTGCTGCCGAGGTCGCCCACCAGGTAATCCTTCAGCGACCGCAGCCGCGGCCCAAAGCGCGCCTCGGCAAATGCGTTGCTGCTGAAGCCCGGATTCACCGCGAACTTCTCTGGCGCCATCGGCAGCATCCGCGCCACGTCCGCACTCGCCTGC is a genomic window containing:
- a CDS encoding alpha/beta fold hydrolase — translated: MSKNPVWDAFVWRVLPHALTGGADFGECLTTLDRVGDGSTEDWYREWMATADRVASLAAESEIRGHFISAREAYFRASNYYHAAYFPLFGAPVDPRLIRAFQSEVMCFQHAASLSQPPIEAIEIPYEGRTLPGYFLRASSEPGSRPTIVHVNGYDSNIQEMYFVHGPAAVRRGYNCLLFDGPGQGRNLIRDGLTLRPDWEHVVSAVIDFALTRPEVDPWRIVLAGWGLGGFLAPRAAAFERRIAALVADPGQWDQSDTVKSIPLTREFLLRKDSQPPASFEQFEQWVRSPAADPMFRWRTVQRGMWVHGVNSLFALVKEVVRFEISPVAGAISCPTLLTAADGDPLGRGAQKLYDALRCPKTLLHFAASDGGGGHCETLARSLYHQRVFDWLDETLCSGGCLPLQRHLREEVGASRPKQPNFLAPVEPAPAPYDWPVSRPNGFENESVFRQSDLGLPIQPHGASVETIKQID
- a CDS encoding ABC transporter permease, encoding MNITGLFERVWRDGGHAWRSMRRAPVFTATAVATLALAIGGNTAMFTVIRAVLLNPLPYPQSEELVQISGGATPSRYTEMLAGARSFSGLGAHTNQESITLSGGAEPEVLKGIRVSANFLKILGVQPLLGRGFRVDEDAAGAPATAMISHELWQRRFGGDPQITGRPVMLGGVACTVIGVLPARFAFPLPGLDVWMTDPVDWPQMPVKSRAMSPFLTLFGRLRSGVGLDQAHAELTGLRHQYALAHPTMLDAKLRLPREVTAMKDQLVENVRSMLWLLLGAVGFVLLIACANVASLLLSRATARAREFAVRSALGAGRARLMGQLLVESVMLSAVGGVLGVGLAALLLRWIPSITSFELPRTAEIQMDWAVVGFAAVLSVVTGLAFGLGPSLGASRADLISVLRTSGLGASRGHGGWRLAGLPLRSLLPVGQVALSTVLLIGSALLMQSIANLRHVDVGFRTGNLLTMRISLPTTRYDTSEKRARFFEDLLPQIEGLPGVTGAAAGMSIPMTGFAGTPVQDASKPALRLNERPIAKFLPVTPGYFRTFGIPLRRGRVFTERDTEAVDRVAVIDENLARRFWPEYPKGVDPVGQRLLIGGVIPKPAEIVGVVASVKQSLENEGWPESVYLAFAQNAQPFAMVAVRTEGPAQGYARAVSERVRMVDRDQPVAEVRMMEDLVEEQVGQRRLLVTLLGAFALVALTLAAIGIYGVVAYSVAQRTQEVGIRRALGAQQGDILRMVMGQGFMLALSGVAIGLGGAYGLTRLMKALLFKVSATDAVTFAGIAMVFLVVALGASFLPARRAAGVDPMTALRM
- a CDS encoding ABC transporter permease, which gives rise to MSLWRQLTRGLRALRHRRAAEQDISDEVDHFLDESTEEHVRRGLSPEDARRAARVDMGSRTAVAEEVRGYGWENRIETLVSDVRYALRRLRGNPGFTVVSVLMLALGIGASATIFSVIDGVLLKPLPYPQSERLVALRHTAPGLHIPDMNLAVSLFLTYREENRVFQDLGMYAATSWTVTGLGTPEEVPGLVVTQGFLSTLEARPALGRGFTREDEDPAHEQTVMLSDGYWQSRFGGDRAVLGRRIVLDGNAHEVIGVLAPSFQFMDRKVSLLAPLRFRRAEVRLISFCCQGIARMKPGVSLEQASADVARMLPMAPEKFAVNPGFSSNAFAEARFGPRLRSLKDYLVGDLGSTLWVLMGTVGLVLVIACANVANLMLVRAEGRRPELAVRVALGAPRARIARELLLESVLLGVGGGLAGWGFATVALRTLLALEWVHVPRVQEIGMDPRVLLFTVCVSLGASVVFGLIPVFKYARPEGVDDLRASGLRLTGSRERQRTRSALVAVQVALALVLLVGSGLMIRTFQALLHVDPGFSGAEHLETVRVGIPGSLVESPERVARMEEEILRRMSEVGGVERVAAIDSLPLEGGSNDPVYAQDRPSEGGRIPVVRRFKYVSPGYFAAAGSRMIAGRDLTWAEVYQRAPVALVSENLARAFWSEPQMAIGKRIRPTLKDDWREVIGVVADLHDDGIEQPAPPTAYWPLLSRNFESQPESVVRSLTYVIRTPRAGTAALRQEMQQAVSKVNATLPLADVKTLGSVYERSLARSSLALLLLMIAGSMALLLGAVGLYAVISYSVSQRTKEIGIRLALGAVPRVVAGQFVRHGLRMAAVGALFGLVAALGLSRLMRSMLYSVSPADPMTYGVALAVLILAAVAGSYLPARRAARVDPVKALRAE